Proteins encoded by one window of Crassostrea angulata isolate pt1a10 chromosome 9, ASM2561291v2, whole genome shotgun sequence:
- the LOC128163940 gene encoding uncharacterized protein LOC128163940, translated as MSDNCRVSEALYVGLCDYIGTPTDVTVRREVTDMYEMINTHVQIDGGTCMRKMESGSYREGFRFNSSDLDTMFWNTNNKVITDLSQSSVNDLSKHSIILMEDTETPPGFVRLQLLTLPRDRFIESSVVPYNDGMYISCMRWRQRMLSMVRGNKVFNNAKTHGPCANAFIDEIETDCALCFQCSYWSRLTCYWRKRCTLHNWPPNYVFDDILGNGCHLVPVGNKNAADENELDWRLSFSQAEQKLVYSMNHTQFLCYGLLKIFLKEVINLDIDEPFMCSYFVKTTMFWLIQIGHITWCPNNVLDCCWKCFKYLLQSVHRGVFPNFFVPQNNMFASKLSTVNGARARRCLLEQLNMYYEMGVTCLLKSTTVRTMIEPVICNNFVRIEPLLGHIKSAADTDYCISSEIYWKSFLQQNIRKYYLMLRLITDLINQSFTEYETLTLQKCTADVLSVTAFINLSTSSSSDNTNKKVYRSDRLTSNLLKLASRVGHVSCLLYLGLYYYRTCRYREALNVTDLVKSRLTQPYIMYNKVDREKYNECGAGWSLSKRMKKAWVCDVCLTKDVHYIQELVLEQREGADNGMYPLQISPYVMADMLSVLCNYRLGNRSQCLQSLTELQTLLLYDDGSYVPLNIRDLSWQILGICQHVAGDLHGALQSYQQSLRQKPFHKIWNATQCRIALVLNQWN; from the coding sequence ATGTCTGACAATTGCCGCGTGTCTGAGGCCCTGTATGTGGGTCTGTGTGATTATATAGGGACACCGACAGACGTGACCGTCAGGAGGGAGGTGACAGACATGTATGAGATGATAAACACACATGTACAGATAGAtggtggtacatgtatgagaaAGATGGAGAGTGGTAGTTATAGGGAAGGTTTTAGGTTTAATTCTTCTGATTTGGACACGATGTTCTGGAATACCAATAATAAAGTGATAACTGACCTATCACAGTCCAGTGTTAATGATCTGTCAAAACATTCAATTATTCTCATGGAGGACACTGAAACACCACCGGGGTTTGTCAGACTACAACTTCTGACGTTACCACGAGATAGATTCATTGAATCGTCAGTTGTTCCATATAATGACGGCATGTATATATCATGTATGAGATGGAGACAAAGAATGTTGTCTATGGTTAGAGGAAACAAAGTTTTTAACAATGCAAAAACCCATGGTCCTTGTGCAAACGCGTTCATTGATGAAATAGAAACTGACTGTGCTCTTTGTTTTCAATGTTCCTACTGGTCACGATTAACCTGTTATTGGAGAAAAAGATGTACCCTGCATAACTGGCCTCCAAATTACGTGTTTGATGATATTCTTGGGAATGGTTGTCATTTGGTGCCTGTCGGAAATAAAAATGCCGCCGATGAAAATGAACTTGATTGGAGATTATCGTTTTCTCAGGCAGAACAAAAACTAGTGTATTCTATGAATCATACGCAATTTCTGTGTTACggacttttgaaaatatttctaaagGAAGTCATCAATCTTGACATAGACGAACCATTCATGTGTTCATATTTTGTGAAGACAACGATGTTCTGGCTGATACAAATAGGACATATCACATGGTGTCCAAATAACGTATTGGATTGTTGCtggaaatgttttaaatatttgttacaaAGCGTTCATCGTGGTGTGTTTCCAAACTTTTTTGTCCCACAGAACAACATGTTTGCCAGTAAATTGTCGACCGTTAATGGTGCGCGCGCACGCAGGTGTCTGTTAGAGCAGCTTAACATGTATTACGAAATGGGCGTGACCTGTTTGTTAAAAAGTACGACGGTCAGAACAATGATTGAACcagttatttgtaacaattTTGTCAGAATAGAACCACTTCTAGGTCATATCAAGAGTGCTGCTGATACCGATTATTGTATCAGTAGTGAAATATATTGGAAAAgttttttacaacaaaacatAAGGAAATATTATCTAATGCTGAGGTTAATAACAGATTTGATAAATCAATCATTTACAGAATATGAGACATTAACGTTACAGAAATGCACGGCAGATGTTTTAAGTGTAACAGCATTTATAAATCTCAGTACTAGTAGTTCATCAGATAATACAAATAAGAAAGTCTACCGATCAGACAGACTTACTAGTAACTTGTTGAAGCTGGCGAGTAGAGTGGGTCATGTGTCTTGTTTGTTGTATCTTGGTCTGTATTACTACAGAACATGTAGATATAGAGAGGCGCTTAATGTTACAGATCTGGTTAAATCAAGACTCACTCAGCCCTATATCATGTATAACAAAGTAGACCGAGAAAAGTACAATGAATGTGGGGCTGGTTGGTCTCTGTCTAAACGTATGAAGAAAGCTTGGGTATGTGATGTTTGTCTTACAAAAGATGTTCATTACATTCAGGAACTTGTTTTAGAACAAAGAGAAGGTGCAGACAACGGTATGTATCCCCTGCAAATTTCACCCTATGTAATGGCAGACATGTTAAGTGTGTTATGTAACTACAGACTAGGTAACCGGTCCCAGTGTCTACAGTCACTGACAGAACTACAGACACTGCTGCTTTATGATGACGGGAGCTATGTACCTTTAAATATCAGAGACCTCTCGTGGCAGATACTGGGGATCTGTCAGCACGTTGCGGGGGACCTACACGGGGCGTTACAGTCTTATCAACAGTCACTGAGACAGAAACCAttccacaaaatatggaatgctACACAGTGTAGAATAGCATTAGTTTTGAATCAATGGAATTAA